In Fusarium verticillioides 7600 chromosome 4, whole genome shotgun sequence, the following proteins share a genomic window:
- a CDS encoding hypothetical protein (At least one base has a quality score < 10): MDCDSWAHSFCLACDKQVQSSTDAYCSESCRLADFEKTSTTSSQASSPGLASPPCQWSSKSSSSGFYLSPAYDFSNAKPYGSRHMSQPTFKPYGTEQSTIRSLTPSSSHSSLCSMQSTSTTGESSQLSDKARKELRAYAVSFDNVRTQRRRSY, encoded by the coding sequence ATGGACTGTGATTCTTGGGCTCACTCTTTCTGCCTCGCTTGCGACAAGCAGGTCCAATCATCAACTGATGCCTACTGCTCTGAGTCTTGCAGACTGGCCGACTTCGAGAAgacctcaacaacaagctcTCAAGCCAGCTCGCCCGGCctcgcttctcctccttgccaATGGTCATCGAAATCCTCCAGCTCGGGCTTCTACCTGTCCCCCGCCTACGATTTCTCCAACGCAAAGCCATACGGATCAAGGCACATGAGCCAACCTACCTTCAAGCCTTACGGCACTGAGCAATCAACTATCCGATCCCTCACTCCTTCAAGCTCCCACAGCAGCCTTTGCTCCATGCAAAGCACCTCAACAACAGGAGAGTCAAGTCAACTATCAGACAAGGCGAGGAAGGAACTCCGAGCGTACGCAGTGTCCTTCGACAATGTGAGGACCCAGCGAAGGCGATCATACTAA